The bacterium genomic interval CGGCAATATTGTCTATTGAACCATTCGGATTAGCCTCATCCGCACATCGACCCTCTGGAGTTGAATATCGAAATACTACCTGATTATTTTTCTTTAACTCTTCGATTGTTGTTTTGTCCGCATAGTAATTGCCTTCCATATGGGCAATCGGGATATTTAAAACACGGTCTTGAGAAGTAACATTCGTAAACGGGGTTTTGTCATTTTCAACTCTAATGGTAACATATTTACATATAAAATTCAAGTTTTTATTGCGTAACATTGCCCCTGGCAAAAATCCGGCTTCAAGTAAAATCTGGAAACCATTACAAATTCCTAAAATTATCCCGCCTCGATTCACAAACTTTTCAATTCCAAACATTACCTTTGAAAATCGGGCAATTGCTCCGGTGCGTAAATAATCT includes:
- the purQ gene encoding phosphoribosylformylglycinamidine synthase subunit PurQ, with protein sequence MKWGVVVFPGSNCDQDCYWVLKHIFNQEVKYIWHKESYVEGYDCIVLPGGFSYGDYLRTGAIARFSKVMFGIEKFVNRGGIILGICNGFQILLEAGFLPGAMLRNKNLNFICKYVTIRVENDKTPFTNVTSQDRVLNIPIAHMEGNYYADKTTIEELKKNNQVVFRYSTPEGRCADEANPNGSIDNIAGICNREGNILGMMPHPERCCEKRLGTEDGRVIFESILRWLNNGN